In Zingiber officinale cultivar Zhangliang chromosome 3B, Zo_v1.1, whole genome shotgun sequence, a single window of DNA contains:
- the LOC122054784 gene encoding uncharacterized protein LOC122054784, which produces MKQRKRDFNVEQNLIIRAEIEKLLEADHIREVQFLSWLANVVPVSKPSNKWRVYIDFRDLNKAYSKDFYPLPRIDQMADFTVGCELICMLDTYQEYHQVSLTREDQEKVNFITVDGTYYYNVMPFGLKNVDATYQRLMNKGSGIGVLFISPQDERMQLSVRLDYRATNNEVEYEALIVGLQAARHVEAIKVLIHSDSQLVAQQLTGTFEISNTRLKLYAEAFEKLKVNFREVVIQKIPRAENQAADELAKLASSLSPIIISQPIEQVSLVAHIDRMGGSPFQATGGRRW; this is translated from the exons ATGAAGCAAAGGAAAAGAGACTTCAATGTCGAACAAAATTTAATTATCCGGGCCGAAATTGAGAAGCTGTTGGAAGCCGACCACATTCGGGAAGTGCAATTCCTGAGCTGGCTTGCAAATGTAGTGCCGGTCTCCAAGCCGAGCAATAAGTGGCGAGTCtacatcgatttccgggacctcaACAAAGCGTACTCAAAAGACTTCTATCCCTTGCCTCGGATTGATCAGATGGCAGACTTCACTGTCGGGTGCGAGCTAATATGCATGTTGGATACGTATCAAGagtaccatcaagtgtcgctcaccagggaagatcaggagaaggtcaaTTTCATCACGGTCGATGGAACATACTactacaacgtcatgccgttcggactgaagaacgtcgACGCTACCTATCAGaggttgatgaacaag GGGAGCGGGATCGGCGTACTGTTCATCTCACCTCAGGACGAACGGATGCAACTGTCCGTTAGGCTGGACTACAgggcaacaaataatgaagtTGAATACGAGGCACTGATAGTCGGTCTGCAAGCCGCCCGGCACGTCGAAGCCATCAAGGTTCTCATCCACTCGGATTCTCAATTAGTCGCTCAGCAGCTTACTgggacattcgagataagtaacacaaggctcaagctctatgCCGAGGCTTTTGAAAAACTGAAGGTCAACTTCCGggaggttgtcatacagaagatccctcgaGCAGAAAACCAGGCCGCGGACGAGCTGGCCAAATTGGCTAGCTCTCTATCTCCGATCATCATATCACAGCCGATCGAGCAGGTGTCCCTGGTGGCCCACATTGATCGGATGGGGGGCTCAcctttccaagcgactggaggacggcGTTGGTAG